Proteins from one Nicotiana tabacum cultivar K326 chromosome 23, ASM71507v2, whole genome shotgun sequence genomic window:
- the LOC107760680 gene encoding RING-H2 finger protein ATL20 — METTELNLKINLIIFFFFLNLFPVYSVDVCNPTVCSEVGMGPEIRFPFRLKNRQPDRCGYPGFDLSCNERGQTIITLPFSGDFLVIDIDYTAQSIILYDPDFCLVKRLIDFNITNSPFRAAHQRNYTIVRCTSDDWLNYPNYQVAIRLSCRGFSSRNQAILAMPPNMYAQGKPPGCKLMSKVSVPLQLEDNFWSPMEGLLLTWSEPSCRICENQGKLCGFKSDTGSDIACSNPPSSKGLPRGAKYGIIIGVGVPGFVCLLGLISFAFGKIKVYALRRDLNSDLPTTINLQLAIATTGLNKATIDSYPKIVLGESKRLPNPNDGTCPICLSDYQPKETLRTIPECNHYYHAQCIDEWLKLNATCPLCRNTPDGSLHPCSSSTSLVSSSP, encoded by the exons ATGGAAACCACAGAGCTTAACCTGAAGATTAATCTCataatcttctttttcttccttaatcttttTCCAGTTTACTCTGTTGATGTTTGCAACCCAACTGTATGTTCAGAAGTGGGTATGGGACCGGAAATCCGGTTTCCTTTCCGGCTAAAAAACCGGCAACCGGACCGGTGTGGGTACCCCGGTTTTGATCTTTCATGTAATGAGAGAGGCCAAACAATTATAACACTTCCTTTTTCAGGTGATTTTCTAGTTATAGATATTGATTACACTGCACAATCTATTATACTTTATGATCCAGATTTCTGCCTTGTGAAAAGACTCATCGATTTCAATATTACGAATTCTCCCTTCAGAGCTGCTCATCAAAGAAATTACACAATTGTCAG GTGTACTTCGGATGATTGGCTAAATTACCCAAATTATCAGGTGGCGATTCGGTTATCTTGCCGGGGATTTTCGAGCAGAAATCAGGCGATTTTAGCTATGCCACCAAATATGTATGCACAAGGAAAGCCACCAGGTTGCAAGTTAATGTCAAAGGTTTCAGTTCCTTTGCAATTGGAAGATAACTTTTGGTCTCCAATGGAGGGTCTTTTGCTAACTTGGAGTGAACCCAGTTGTAGGATTTGTGAAAATCAAGGGAAACTTTGTGGGTTTAAAAGTGATACTGGATCTGATATTGCTTGTTCTAATCCTCCCTCTTCTAAAG GATTACCCAGGGGTGCCAAATATGGCATTATAATTGGAGTTGGAGTACCAGGTTTTGTATGCTTATTAGGATTAATAAGCTTTGCTTTTGGTAAGATCAAGGTTTATGCCCTCCGCCGTGATTTGAACTCTGATCTCCCTACCACCATTAATCTACAATTAGCAATCGCGACGACAGGTCTTAACAAGGCAACCATTGATTCCTATCCCAAGATCGTGCTCGGGGAAAGCAAGCGCCTTCCTAACCCCAACGATGGCACATGTCCGATATGTCTATCAGATTACCAGCCTAAAGAAACCTTAAGAACCATACCAGAATGCAACCATTATTATCATGCTCAATGCATAGATGAATGGCTTAAGCTCAATGCTACTTGCCCCTTATGTCGAAATACGCCAGATGGTTCTTTACATCCTTGCTCATCATCAACTTCTTTGGTCTCATCTTCTCCATAG